The following are from one region of the Salvia hispanica cultivar TCC Black 2014 chromosome 1, UniMelb_Shisp_WGS_1.0, whole genome shotgun sequence genome:
- the LOC125194692 gene encoding uncharacterized protein LOC125194692, which yields MENFETYKADKSLWMMKFPPIISETWSSVASTSVDSLPRTPPISSSRREDSYTPPQFTMEMEMETTGPKSYSLNMSKDLISMGIISKSTQGCSAMEGKVEHKFDMEPH from the coding sequence ATGGAGAACTTTGAAACCTACAAAGCTGACAAATCGTTGTGGATGATGAAGTTCCCTCCGATCATCTCCGAGACCTGGTCCTCAGTTGCCTCCACCTCCGTCGACTCGTTGCCAAGGACTCCTCCGATCTCCTCCAGCCGGAGGGAGGACTCCTACACCCCCCCCCAATTTACTATGGAGATGGAAATGGAGACAACTGGGCCGAAAAGTTATTCTCTCAACATGTCCAAGGATTTAATTTCCATGGGTATTATCTCCAAGTCGACTCAAGGATGTTCTGCTATGGAAGGAAAGGTGGAACATAAATTTGATATGGAACCCCACTAG